Genomic DNA from Jejubacter calystegiae:
CGTCCACCAGCACCGCCAGGGCAATCACCGGGATCACCCCCAGCAGCACCAGATCCAGCGCGCTACTAAGCAGCCCCTGGAACACCAGCGCCCCAAAACCTCCGGCGCCGATAAGCGCGGCGATGGTGCCCATACCCACCGTCTGTACGGCCACCAGGCGGATCCCGCGCAGTAACACCGGTGCCGCCAGCGGCGCTTCCACCTGCCAGAAGATCCGGGAGCCGGACATCCCCATACCGCGGGCGCTTTCCATGACCTGACGCGGCGTTTGATCCAGCCCGGCCACTACGCTACGGGTCAGCGGCAGCAGCGCATAAAGTACCAGGGCAATCAGCGCCGGAGCCAGGCCTGTGCCGGAGACCCCGATTTCCCCCAGCCACGGCCAGGCGCGTGACAGCCCCGCCAGCGGCGCAATCAGTAACCCGAACAGCGCCACGGAGGGGATGGTCTGGATAATATTGAGCAGGGTAAATACCGGACCGCGCAGTCCGGGACGACGCCGACACCACAGCCCCAGCGGCACACCGATAAGCAGCGCCGGAATCAGGGTGCCGGCCACCAGCAGCAGGTGGCGCCAGAAGGCGTCCTGGAACACCATCCGCCGGTTGGCGTACTCTTTAAGTAGAGACAGCTCATCGAAGCGACCGACCGCCAGCATCAGCAGCGGCAACAGCCAGATTTGCGCCTGTAACAGCCAGCGCAGCAGCGGACGTCGGGTCAGGCGTCGCGTGGCGTCGTGACACAGAAGCAGGCAGAGAGCCATCAGCAGCCAGAAACCACCGCCCGGCGAGGTCCGGGCAATGGCGCTCCCCTGGCGGGCCAGTTCATCGGCGCTACGGCCAAGCTGCAACAGCAGTAGCAGAAACAGCACTTCGCCCCACAGCAGGGTCAGCCCCAGGGTGCGAGGGCGCTGGACGACAAAGGCCAACGCCAGCAGTCCCCCCAGCCCGGGCAACAGCCAAAGGGCCGGGCCGCCGGGCACGGCAAACAGCGTGAGCGGCTCGCCGGAAACCAGCCGATTAGGAGCGTAGCTGACAAACGGCAACGCCAGCGACAGGAGCATCAGGGCGCACAGCAGCAGGGTGACGCGGTTATAACAGCGAGGCATCAGCCCTGAGCGCCTGCCAGTCCTTTATCTCGCAGCCACTGGGCGGCGACCTGCTTTGCATCGACCCCTTCTACGGCGATCTTCGCATTCAACTGCTGGAGCGTTTTCTCGTCCAGCGCCCGGAACACCGGATCCAGCCACTGCGCCATCTGCGGATATTCCTTAAGTACCGCTTCACGTACCACCGGAGCCGGAGCATAGACAGGCTGAACCCGCTGAGGATCGCTCAGGGTTTGCAAGCCCAGCGCCGCTACCGGGCCGTCGGTGCCGTAGGCCATAGCGCCATTCACGCCAGAGGTCTGTTGCGCCGCCGCCCGCAGGGTCACTGCGGTGTCGCCCCCGGCAAGCGACAGTAGCTGGTCGGGCTTAAGTTTAAAGCCATAGGCTTTTTCAAAGGCCGGTAACGCATCCTGACGTTCGATAAATTCCGCCGAGGCCGCCAGTTTAAATTCACCGCCCTCTTTCAGATAGCGGCTGAGATCCGCCATAGATTTCAGTTTGTTATCCTGAGCCAGCTCCTGGCGTACCGCAATGGTCCAGCCGTTATTGGCCGATGCGGGCGTCAGCCAGATCAGCTTGTTTTTCTGCGCATCGAGATTTTTGACTTTCTGGTAACCCTTTGTGGGATCTTTCCACACCGGATCCTGTTGATCTTTAAAGAACAGCGCGCCGTTACCGGTATATTCCGGGTAGATATCCAGTTCACCGGCAGTAATGGCGCCGCGCACCACGGGCGTAGTGCCAAGCTGCAGTTTATTAACGGTTTTCACACCGTGGCTTTCCAACACCTGCAAAATAATATTACCTAACAGCGAACCTTCAGTATCGATTTTGGACCCCACCGTAACCGGCTGCGCCGCGCCAGCCGAAGCCGCGCTCAGCATCAATCCCAGCGCCACTGCCCATCCCTGCCATTTCCCGATTTTCATCCCGTTCCTCTCACTTTTGTTATGGGTGAATACAACAGCATGGACGAAAAAAGCCAAAAGTGACCAGCGAAGCCCATACAATTGCGGTCGCATCACGATTCCAGCATGCAAAACGCATCGGGGCCGCTATTTTCGGCCCCGATCGATCACTTCAGTTCAAATTCCGCCTGTTTGACCCGGGCGGAATCCTGACCGATGTACACCCGGAATTTACCCGGCTCGGCGTCATATTTCATCTGCGCGTTCCAGAACTTCAGCGCATTAACGTCGATGGGGAAACTAACGGTCTGACTTTCACCCGGCTTCAGAGTCACCTTTTTAAAGGCCTTTAGCTCTTTCACCGGACGGCTCATGGTGGCGGTCACATCCTGCAAGTACATCTGCACCGCCATCGCCCCTTCCCGCTTACCGGTATTATTCACCGTAACGCTGGCGGTCAGTTTACCGTCGTGGGTCATGGTCGGCGCCGACAGACTCACATCCGATACCGAGAAAGTGGTGTAACTCAGGCCAAAGCCGAACGGGAACAGCGCGCCGTTAGCTTCGTCGAAGTAGCGCGAGGTGTATTTGTTCGGACGATCGGCATTATAGGGTCGTCCGGTGTTCAGATGGTTGTAGTAGACCGGAATCTGTCCCACCGAGCGCGGGAACGACATCGGCAGCTTACCGGAAGGGTTATAGTCGCCAAACAGCACATCGGCGATAGCATTTCCCCCTTCGGTCCCGGCAAACCAGGTTTCCAGCATAGCGTCGGCCTGCTGGTTTTCCCGCACCAGCGAGAGCGGGCGCCCGTTCATCAGCACCAGTACCAGCGGCTTGCCGGTGTCCTTCATGGCCGCTATCAGCCGACGCTGGCTTTCCGGAATGCCAATGCTGGTACGGCTGGACGCTTCATGGGCCATCCCCTGGGATTCCCCCACCACGGCCACCACCACATCGGCCTGCTTCGCTGTCGCTACCGCTTCATCGATCATCTGCTGCGGCGTGCGCTTCTCTTCCGGTACCGCTTTTTCGTACAGGTTCAGGAAGTCAATCATGCCTTTGTCGTCGGTGATACTGGCGCCTTTGGCATACAGGATCGAAGCCTTATCTCCGGCCACGTTCTTCATGCCCTGCAGTACGGTCACCGACTGCTCTTTTACTCCGGCCGCCGACCAGCTACCCATAATATCGCGCTGACTGTCCGCCAGCGGTCCCACCACCGCGATGGTGCCAGACTTTTTAAGCGGCAGCGTCTCCAGCCGGTTTTTCAGCAGCACCAGACTTTCACGAGCGACGGCCCGCGCCTCTTCGCGATGCAGACGACTTTCGTCGTTGGTGTTTTTTGGATCGGACTCTTTGGGACCCAGATGATTATAGGGGTCGTTAAACAGCCCCATATCGTATTTCACGTTCAGCACGTGACGGGTCGCGTCGTCCAGAGTTTCCATAGAGACTTCGCCGCTCTTCACCAGCTCCGGCAAATATTTGCTGTAGTACTCGTCGCTCATGCTCATATCGACGCCAGCATTGAGCGCCACCCGCACCGCATCCCGCGGATCGCTGGCAACGCCGTGATTAATCAGCTCCTTAATGGCACCGTGATCGGAAATCGTAATCCCCTTAAAGCCCCACTCTTTACGCAGCACATCTTTCAGCAGCCAGCTATTAGAGGTAGCGGGCGTTCCGTTGATGGAATTAAGCGCCACCATCACCCCACCGCTTCCGGCATCCAGACCGGCCTTATAGGGCGGCAGGTAGTCATTGAACAGACGCTGGGGGCTCATATCCACCGTGTTGTACTCTTTACCGCCTTCAACTGCGCCGTAGGCGGCATAGTGCTTAACGCTGGTCATCACCGAATAGCGCTCCGCCGGGCTTTTGCCCTGCATCGCCTCGACCATGGCGCGCCCCATCACGGAAGTCAGGTAAGTATCTTCACCAAAGCCTTCAGACACCCGCCCCCAGCGCGGATCGCGCGAAACATCGACCATGGGTGCCCAGGTCATATTCAGACCATCGTCCGCCGCTTCATAAGCCGATACCCGCCCCACGGTTCTGACCGTATCCAGGTTAAAGGTGGACGCCAGGCCCAGACTGATGGGGAAAATAGTGCGTTGACCGTGGAGCACATCGAAGGCGAAGAACAGCGGAATTTTCAGGCGGCTGAGGGACATCGCCTGGTCCTGCATGGCGCGGATATCCGGCCGGGTCACGGTATTAAAAATCGCCCCGACCTGGCCCTCTTTGATCATGTCACGTATGGCTTCTTTCGGATTATCCGGACCGACACTGATAAGCCTTAGCTGACCAATCTTCTCATCCGTGGTCATCTTCTTTAGCAAATCGCTGACAAACGCATCCCGCGCCTGCGGGGTCATGGGGTGATTACCGATTAAATCGTCAGCCAACGCTGGCTGAAGCGCCAGCCCCACGGCAACGCCTACAGAACAAAGCCATTTCATCTAATACACTCTCTTGTCTCGATATTCAGCGGCAGGAGCTGGCAGCCGCCTCGTCCTGATATGCATAGCAGTTTGCCACAAGCGAAACCGCGTAAGAAATGTTATAGCCTGATCTTTCGGTGTTTTCTCTGTGAACGTTATATTCTGAGAGCTATCATTAATTATCTATTGGCCACAAGGAGTGGAGTATGTCACCTACAGCGACCCGCAACAGCGCTGAGCTCATCAATGAACTGACCCGTCACGTTGGTCATTCCCATATTCTCACCGAACCGGCCAAAACCGCCCGTTACCGACGGGGTTTCCGTTCTGGCGAAGGAAATGCGCTGGCGGTGGTTTTTCCGGGTAGCCTGCTGGAACTGTGGCGGGTGCTGAAGGCCTGTGTGGATGCCGATGCCATTATTCTGATGCAGGCCGCCAACACTGGCCTGACCGAAGGTTCGACCCCCAGTGGCAACGACTACGATCGAGAGATCGTCATCATCAGCACCCTGCGTCTGGATAAACTTCAACTGCTGGATAACGGCGAGCAGGTGCTGGCCTTCCCGGGTACCACGCTCTACACCCTGGAAAAGGCCCTGAAGCCGCTGGGCCGTGAACCGCACTCGGTGATCGGATCCTCCTGCATTGGCGCTTCGGTGATTGGCGGCATCTGCAATAACTCCGGCGGCTCGCTGGTACAGCGCGGCCCGGCCTATACCGAAATGGCTCTGTTCGCCCGCATTGATGAACAGGGTAAGCTAACTCTGGTGAACCACCTGGGCATTGAGCTGGGGGAAACGCCGGAGCAGATTCTTGGCCGTCTGGACGACGAACGGGTGCGCCCCGAAGACGTTCGGCACGACCAGCGTCAGGCCTCTGACCATAGCTACAGCGATCGGGTGCGCGATGTCGAAGCCGATACGCCATCACGCTATAACGCCAACCCTGAAAAACTGTTCGAAGCCTCCGGCTGCGCCGGTAAGCTGGCGGTTTTTGCCGTGCGTCTGGACACCTTCCCGGCGGAAAAACAGCAGGAAGTGTTCTACATCGGCACCAATCAGCCGGAAGTACTGACCGAAATCCGCCGCCATATTCTGGCTAACTTTAAGCATCTGCCGGTGGCTGGTGAGTACATGCACCGCGATATCTACGATATTGCAGAGGTTTACGGCAAAGACACCTTCCTGATGATCGATAAGATGGGCACCGACAAAATGCCCTTCTTCTTCACCATGAAGGGGCGGACCGATGCATTGCTGGAACGTGTGCCTTTCGTGAAACCCCACTTTACCGACCGCTTTATGCAAAAGCTAAGCACTCTGTTCCCGGCCCATCTGCCGCCGCGGATGAAGAGCTGGCGTGATAAATATGAACATCACCTGCTGCTGAAGATGGCGGGCGATGGCATTCACGAGGCCCGGGAGTGGCTTTCACAGTACTTCCGTGAAGCGGAGGGAGACTTCTTTGCCTGTACCGCCGAAGAGGGTGCCAAAGCCTTCCTGCACCGCTTTGCCGCTGCCGGCGCCGCAATACGCTACCATGCGGTACACACCGAGGAGGTCGAGGATATCGTAGCGCTGGATATCGCCCTGAAGCGCAACGATCGCGACTGGTTCGAGCAGCTACCGCCGGAGATCGACAGCCAGCTGGTGCATAAGCTCTACTACGGTCACTTTATGTGTTATGTCTTCCATCAGGACTATATCGTGAAGAAAGGGGTGGATCCCCATGCGGTCAAGGATCAGATGCTGGCGCTGCTGCGTGAGCGCGGCGCTCAGTATCCGGCAGAGCATAACGTCGGCCATCTGTACGAAGCGCCGGAAAGCCTGCGTACCTTCTATAAGGCCAACGACCCGACCAACAGCATGAATCCCGGTATCGGCAAGACCAGTAAGCTGAAGTACTGGGGCGAGTGCGGGTGTGGACAGAATCACGACCCCGCCGCTCATAAAGAGGCGTAATCCCCAGACTGGCGCCTGGACGGGCGCCGGTTAATTTCCTCAATTTTCCGCGATCTGTCCCGCACGCTCTTTTTTATAGGCCAGCGCGGCGGCAGGCACCGGTTTTACCTCGCCGGTTTCAAGCCAGGTGCGCAGGCGGCTGGCGTCAGCAAAGTGGGTATATTTGCCGAAAGCGTCCATCAACACCAGCGCCACCCGGCGGCCATTAATGGTAGTGCGCATCACCAGACAGTGGCCGGCTGCGTTGGTAAAGCCGGTTTTAGTCAGTTGAATATTCCAGCCGCTGCGACGCACCAGGTGGTTGGTGTTACGGAACGGCAGACTGTAGGCGGGATGGCTAAAGGTGGCGGTGTCTTCCACCGTGGTGCTCAGATTGCCCAGCAGCGGATAGCGCTGGCTGGCGATCAGCAGTTTAGTCAGGTCTCGGGCGGTGGAGACGTTGCTTTCGGAAAGCCCGGTGGGCTCCACAAAATGGGTATGGGTCATGCCCAGGGCTTTCGCTTTGGCGTTCATGGCGCGGATAAAAGCGTCATAGCCGCCGGGATAGTGGTGCGCCAGGCTCGCAGCGGCGCGGTTTTCCGAGGCCATCAGCGCCAGTAGCAGCATATCGTGACGGCTGATCTGGCTACCTAATCGTACCCGGGAATAGACCCCTTTCATCTCCGGCGTATGGCTGATGTCCACTGACAGCTTTTCGTTAAGCGGCAGCTTCGCATCCAGCACCACCATCGCGGTCATCAGCTTAGAAACCGAAGCGATAGGCCGCACCACATCAGGATGGCTCGACCAGATGGTCTTATTGGTCGCCAGATCCACAAGCATGGCGCTGCCAGAGGCAATCTGCGGCGTGGCGGCATGGGAAGCGGCAGCGCTGGTCGTGGCAGCGGCAGTGGAAGGCGCAAAAGGAACAGCTAGCATCAGCGCAAGGCTGAACAGGGAAAGACGGAGTTTCGGCATGATCGGCTTCAAATTGTTCACGGGAAAATAGCATTAGCCGCTGCCGTCAGCCTCAGAGACGCGACGACGTGCGGAAACGGCATCATATCCGCCCCCAATCATCCTCGCCAGCCGGGAATCGTCACTAAATGCTGCGCCGAGCGCGAAATCGGCACGGCGCAGCCGTTTTCAGAATAATCTATATCCGTAGCCCCACAGCACGACCGTCAGGGCCAGCAGTACCTCCAGCACCAGTACGCCAATCGCCAGGGTCGAACTGGAGAAGCTCAACCCTTCATCGCGGGTGATATTCAGGAAGGTGGGGATCCCCACGTACAGCAGATAGCCGGTGTAGCACAACGCGATGGTGCCTACCAGCACGCAGAGCCAGACCAGAGGATAGAGCGCCACAATGCCGCTCAGAAACAGCGGCGTCGCCACATAACCGGCGAACACCATACAGCGCGCCAGAGAAGGACGCTGCGGATAGTTGCGCGCCATCCACCAAATGACCCGCCCCATGACCGCCACCCCGGCCAGCATCAGGGCGTAGAACAGTACGGCAAGCCCAATCCCGGTCCCCAGCGACAGCTGAAGGTAGTTGTCCGCGCCAAAGTTCCAGCCAATCTGCGTGGTGCCGATAAAGGCGCAAATCACCGGAATCGCCGCCATAATCAGCACGTGGTGCAGATAGTGGTGCGATACCGTTTCGTTTTCACGCTTAATGGTCTGCATTTCACGATCGGGATGGGAAAACAGCCCCCAGACATGGTTCATAGTAACCTCCCTCATCTCATGATGCCGCGCTACCGCGTCTGGTTAATTATAGATTATTTTATGAGCATCTCCGGCGGGAGAGCGGCGCCGTTGAGACTGACGATGGCCTGTGGGTGTATGCTTAAGGCTCAGGCACGCGCCAGAGTAAGGTTTTATCAGTCAATGGATATTAATAATTTAATCAGCCACTACGGCTACGCTGCGCTGGTGATTGGCAGTCTGGCGGAAGGCGAAACCATCACTCTGCTCGGCGGCGTGGCCGCACATCAGGGGCTGCTTAAGTTTCCGCTGGTGGTGGCCGCAGTCGCGCTCGGTGGGATGATCGGCGATCAGCTCCTCTATCTGGTAGGGCGCCGCTTCGGTAATGGCCTGCTGAAGTGCTTTCCACGCCATCAAAAACAGATTGCCCGGGCGCGCAGTATGATTAATCATCGCCCCTGGCTGTTCGTCATCGGCACCCGCTTTATGTACGGTTTCCGGATCATTGGTCCGATCCTGATTGGCGCCAGCCGCCTGCCGCCGCGCATCTTCCTGCCGCTCAATATTCTGGGCGCGATAGTCTGGGCCACTCTGTTCAGCGCGCTGGGTTACCTGGGCGGCGAGGTGATTGCCCCCTGGCTGCACAAATTCGATCAGCATATTAAGCATCTGGTCTGGCTGCTGCTGGTGATTGCCCTGGTGTGGCTGGTGCGTATCTGGCTGAAACGGCGCAGTGCGCGCGAAAGCAAGGATAACAACGCGGGCTGACGCCCCTACTCTATGGAGTTTTTATGACCCAGAATGTCTATGACGATCCGCAATTTTTTGCGGGTTATGCCACCCTTGACCGTTCGACTCAGGGGCTGGAAGGCGCTCCTGAGTGGCCTTCCCTGCGCGCCCTGCTGCCGACTCTTACCGGAAAGTGTATTGCCGATCTCGGCTGCGGTTACGGCTGGTTCTGCCGCTATGCCCGGGAAGCGGGGGCCGCCAGCATCACCGGTTTCGATGTCTCACAGAAAATGCTGGAACAGGCCAGGGCCATGACGCCAGACGACGTTATCGCATGGCAGCATGCCGATCTGGAAACGCTGACGCTCCCCGAAAATTCGCTGGATCTGGTCTGGAGCTCCCTGACCCTGCACTATCTGAAAGCAATTCCGGCGCTGTTTTCCACCATCCACCAGGCGCTGGTTCCCGGTGGTATGCTGATCTTTTCCGCCGAGCATCCCATCTATACCGCACCGCTGGCGCCGGGCTGGGGCAGCGATGCCGAAGGGCGCCGCAGTTGGCCGGTTAACCACTACCAGCAGGAAGGCGAACGGGTCAACCACTGGTTTAACGCCGATGTCAGAAAGCAGCACCGCAAACTCGCCACCTGGATAAACCTGGTGCTGGCCAGCGGCCTTGAGCTGATTCATCTCGATGAATGGGGCCCAACGGCGGAGCAAATTGCCGCCGCGCCCCAGCTCGCCGAAGAGGCCGATCGCCCGATGTTTTTCCTGCTGGCCGCTCGTCGTCCTTACAATTAAAGCGGCTGCCACTGAAAGGCGCTGCCCTGATGCACCACGTGGCCCAACCCCGGGAAGGCAATATGAGGCGCGGCCACCAGGTCGCCTTCATCGGCAATCTGTTCCAGTATTCGCCTGCGGGTCTCTACCGCCTGACCACTATCCACATCGAAGCGAATCGCGACATCAGGCAGCGCAAACTGTACGGCGGCGGCGTGGATAATATCCCCCCACAACACCAGAGTCTTACCGCCCCGGGTCACCCGATACATGACGCTGCCTGGCGTATGCCCCGGCGCCGCCACGGCCTTGATGCCTTCAGGAAGTTGCGCCGGTGCGTTAAAGGTTCGCAACTTTCCGGCCGCCTGTACCGGCGCAAACGAGCGGCGTGACTCTTCAAAGGTGTGGCGCTCGGCTTCCGTCACCTCGTCGCCGTGGGCCGGATTGAGCCAGAAATCGACATCTTTCTTATCGACCCATACCGTGGCATTCGGAAACAGCAACTGTCCGTCGCGCTGTAGCCCACCGGAATGGTCGGCGTGAATATGGGTCAGCAGGATGGTATTAATGCTTTGCGGCGCAATCCCGGCGGCCCGTAGATTATCCACCAGCAGACCGCTGCTTTTCCCCATCAGCGAACCGGCTCCGGTATCGACCAGGATGCGCTGCTTCCCGGTATCAATCACAAAAGCATTAATCGCCGTCGGGGTGGGCGAAGGTTCCCCCGCCGCCGCCAGACGCTGGCGCAGAGTATCGGGGTGAATATTCTTCATCAGCTTTTCCAGTGGCACCTTAGCGCTGCCGTCAGAGACGGCGGTCACCTGCCAGTCCCCCAGTTTAAGGCCATATGCCGTTTGCGAGGTCGCGGCCTGAGCGGCTGCGGAAGCAGTCAGTACCATCAACGCCATTAACGTTTTCATCTTATCCTCCAACACAGTGAACAAACCTTGCTGAAGTATTGATGAATCGCTAGTATCACTCCAATTGATTGGAGAAATAATGACTATCAAAGAGAATGATTTCCGCAGAATAGACCTGAACCTGCTGATCGCCTTCGCGGTGCTGTTCCGCGAACAAAGCGTGTCGCTGGCGGCGGAAAAGCTGCACCTGGGGCAGCCTGCGGTTAGCGGCTCCCTGGCGCGTCTGCGGGAAATGTTCGACGACCCGCTGTTTATCCGCAGCGGCCACCGAATGCAGCCCACCGCCCGCGCCATGGAGCTGCACGGTGAACTGATGCCGCTGCTGGAACAGCTACAGTCGGCGCTGTTTCAGCGCCCGGAATTCAATCCAGCCCAGGCCAGCACCACCATTACGCTCGGTATGACGGACTGGGTGGAGATGTGGCTGATGCCGCAGATTCTGCCAGCGCTGAATAAGATGGCGCCAGGGATTCGACTGAGCGTGGTGGCGGCCGACCCGTTCAGCGATCCGGAGCGGCTGGAGGCAGGAGAGCTGGATATGGCTGTCAGCGTCGCCGCCGGTGGTCCGCGCTGGCTGGAGCGCGAAGCGCTGACCACCATGGGCTTTACCACGCTATGGCACCCGCAGCAGCTGGCGCTGGAAACGCCGCTGACCCTGGAGCAGTACGTCGAACATCCCCATCTGCTGGTGAGTTACCGCGAAGCGGCCAGCAGCCAGATCGATACCCTGCTCGGTAAGCAGAGCCTGCAACGGCGAATCTGCTATACCACACCGCACTTTGCGGGAATGCCCGGGCTGCTGGCGACCCTGCCC
This window encodes:
- a CDS encoding ABC transporter permease → MMPRCYNRVTLLLCALMLLSLALPFVSYAPNRLVSGEPLTLFAVPGGPALWLLPGLGGLLALAFVVQRPRTLGLTLLWGEVLFLLLLLQLGRSADELARQGSAIARTSPGGGFWLLMALCLLLCHDATRRLTRRPLLRWLLQAQIWLLPLLMLAVGRFDELSLLKEYANRRMVFQDAFWRHLLLVAGTLIPALLIGVPLGLWCRRRPGLRGPVFTLLNIIQTIPSVALFGLLIAPLAGLSRAWPWLGEIGVSGTGLAPALIALVLYALLPLTRSVVAGLDQTPRQVMESARGMGMSGSRIFWQVEAPLAAPVLLRGIRLVAVQTVGMGTIAALIGAGGFGALVFQGLLSSALDLVLLGVIPVIALAVLVDGLFNLIISNLKAITDD
- the osmF gene encoding glycine betaine ABC transporter substrate-binding protein OsmF, translated to MKIGKWQGWAVALGLMLSAASAGAAQPVTVGSKIDTEGSLLGNIILQVLESHGVKTVNKLQLGTTPVVRGAITAGELDIYPEYTGNGALFFKDQQDPVWKDPTKGYQKVKNLDAQKNKLIWLTPASANNGWTIAVRQELAQDNKLKSMADLSRYLKEGGEFKLAASAEFIERQDALPAFEKAYGFKLKPDQLLSLAGGDTAVTLRAAAQQTSGVNGAMAYGTDGPVAALGLQTLSDPQRVQPVYAPAPVVREAVLKEYPQMAQWLDPVFRALDEKTLQQLNAKIAVEGVDAKQVAAQWLRDKGLAGAQG
- the bglX gene encoding beta-glucosidase BglX; this translates as MKWLCSVGVAVGLALQPALADDLIGNHPMTPQARDAFVSDLLKKMTTDEKIGQLRLISVGPDNPKEAIRDMIKEGQVGAIFNTVTRPDIRAMQDQAMSLSRLKIPLFFAFDVLHGQRTIFPISLGLASTFNLDTVRTVGRVSAYEAADDGLNMTWAPMVDVSRDPRWGRVSEGFGEDTYLTSVMGRAMVEAMQGKSPAERYSVMTSVKHYAAYGAVEGGKEYNTVDMSPQRLFNDYLPPYKAGLDAGSGGVMVALNSINGTPATSNSWLLKDVLRKEWGFKGITISDHGAIKELINHGVASDPRDAVRVALNAGVDMSMSDEYYSKYLPELVKSGEVSMETLDDATRHVLNVKYDMGLFNDPYNHLGPKESDPKNTNDESRLHREEARAVARESLVLLKNRLETLPLKKSGTIAVVGPLADSQRDIMGSWSAAGVKEQSVTVLQGMKNVAGDKASILYAKGASITDDKGMIDFLNLYEKAVPEEKRTPQQMIDEAVATAKQADVVVAVVGESQGMAHEASSRTSIGIPESQRRLIAAMKDTGKPLVLVLMNGRPLSLVRENQQADAMLETWFAGTEGGNAIADVLFGDYNPSGKLPMSFPRSVGQIPVYYNHLNTGRPYNADRPNKYTSRYFDEANGALFPFGFGLSYTTFSVSDVSLSAPTMTHDGKLTASVTVNNTGKREGAMAVQMYLQDVTATMSRPVKELKAFKKVTLKPGESQTVSFPIDVNALKFWNAQMKYDAEPGKFRVYIGQDSARVKQAEFELK
- the dld gene encoding D-lactate dehydrogenase, which produces MSPTATRNSAELINELTRHVGHSHILTEPAKTARYRRGFRSGEGNALAVVFPGSLLELWRVLKACVDADAIILMQAANTGLTEGSTPSGNDYDREIVIISTLRLDKLQLLDNGEQVLAFPGTTLYTLEKALKPLGREPHSVIGSSCIGASVIGGICNNSGGSLVQRGPAYTEMALFARIDEQGKLTLVNHLGIELGETPEQILGRLDDERVRPEDVRHDQRQASDHSYSDRVRDVEADTPSRYNANPEKLFEASGCAGKLAVFAVRLDTFPAEKQQEVFYIGTNQPEVLTEIRRHILANFKHLPVAGEYMHRDIYDIAEVYGKDTFLMIDKMGTDKMPFFFTMKGRTDALLERVPFVKPHFTDRFMQKLSTLFPAHLPPRMKSWRDKYEHHLLLKMAGDGIHEAREWLSQYFREAEGDFFACTAEEGAKAFLHRFAAAGAAIRYHAVHTEEVEDIVALDIALKRNDRDWFEQLPPEIDSQLVHKLYYGHFMCYVFHQDYIVKKGVDPHAVKDQMLALLRERGAQYPAEHNVGHLYEAPESLRTFYKANDPTNSMNPGIGKTSKLKYWGECGCGQNHDPAAHKEA
- the pbpG gene encoding D-alanyl-D-alanine endopeptidase gives rise to the protein MPKLRLSLFSLALMLAVPFAPSTAAATTSAAASHAATPQIASGSAMLVDLATNKTIWSSHPDVVRPIASVSKLMTAMVVLDAKLPLNEKLSVDISHTPEMKGVYSRVRLGSQISRHDMLLLALMASENRAAASLAHHYPGGYDAFIRAMNAKAKALGMTHTHFVEPTGLSESNVSTARDLTKLLIASQRYPLLGNLSTTVEDTATFSHPAYSLPFRNTNHLVRRSGWNIQLTKTGFTNAAGHCLVMRTTINGRRVALVLMDAFGKYTHFADASRLRTWLETGEVKPVPAAALAYKKERAGQIAEN
- a CDS encoding Yip1 family protein, translated to MNHVWGLFSHPDREMQTIKRENETVSHHYLHHVLIMAAIPVICAFIGTTQIGWNFGADNYLQLSLGTGIGLAVLFYALMLAGVAVMGRVIWWMARNYPQRPSLARCMVFAGYVATPLFLSGIVALYPLVWLCVLVGTIALCYTGYLLYVGIPTFLNITRDEGLSFSSSTLAIGVLVLEVLLALTVVLWGYGYRLF
- a CDS encoding DedA family protein, giving the protein MDINNLISHYGYAALVIGSLAEGETITLLGGVAAHQGLLKFPLVVAAVALGGMIGDQLLYLVGRRFGNGLLKCFPRHQKQIARARSMINHRPWLFVIGTRFMYGFRIIGPILIGASRLPPRIFLPLNILGAIVWATLFSALGYLGGEVIAPWLHKFDQHIKHLVWLLLVIALVWLVRIWLKRRSARESKDNNAG
- a CDS encoding class I SAM-dependent methyltransferase, with the translated sequence MTQNVYDDPQFFAGYATLDRSTQGLEGAPEWPSLRALLPTLTGKCIADLGCGYGWFCRYAREAGAASITGFDVSQKMLEQARAMTPDDVIAWQHADLETLTLPENSLDLVWSSLTLHYLKAIPALFSTIHQALVPGGMLIFSAEHPIYTAPLAPGWGSDAEGRRSWPVNHYQQEGERVNHWFNADVRKQHRKLATWINLVLASGLELIHLDEWGPTAEQIAAAPQLAEEADRPMFFLLAARRPYN
- a CDS encoding MBL fold metallo-hydrolase, producing the protein MKTLMALMVLTASAAAQAATSQTAYGLKLGDWQVTAVSDGSAKVPLEKLMKNIHPDTLRQRLAAAGEPSPTPTAINAFVIDTGKQRILVDTGAGSLMGKSSGLLVDNLRAAGIAPQSINTILLTHIHADHSGGLQRDGQLLFPNATVWVDKKDVDFWLNPAHGDEVTEAERHTFEESRRSFAPVQAAGKLRTFNAPAQLPEGIKAVAAPGHTPGSVMYRVTRGGKTLVLWGDIIHAAAVQFALPDVAIRFDVDSGQAVETRRRILEQIADEGDLVAAPHIAFPGLGHVVHQGSAFQWQPL
- a CDS encoding LysR family transcriptional regulator, whose translation is MTIKENDFRRIDLNLLIAFAVLFREQSVSLAAEKLHLGQPAVSGSLARLREMFDDPLFIRSGHRMQPTARAMELHGELMPLLEQLQSALFQRPEFNPAQASTTITLGMTDWVEMWLMPQILPALNKMAPGIRLSVVAADPFSDPERLEAGELDMAVSVAAGGPRWLEREALTTMGFTTLWHPQQLALETPLTLEQYVEHPHLLVSYREAASSQIDTLLGKQSLQRRICYTTPHFAGMPGLLATLPALATVPAGLADVWRHGGGLCSSPPPLTIAPFELSLLWHQRHSSDPALMWLRAFIQSRLAAGAASR